Proteins from one Neodiprion fabricii isolate iyNeoFabr1 chromosome 5, iyNeoFabr1.1, whole genome shotgun sequence genomic window:
- the LOC124183327 gene encoding protein tramtrack, beta isoform-like isoform X4, which produces MLADINGNLADLRSEAMASQRFCLRWNNHQSNLLSVFDQLLHDESFVDVTLAVEGQLLRAHKMVLSACSPYFQALFVGHPDKHPIVILKDVPYVDMRSLLDFMYRGEVSVDQDRLTAFLRVAESLRIKGLTEVNEDKCDLPSITSSLYGNQNSVAPPPPNLHRINQAGSQQQHVTSQKRFQTMSSHPLLGSALTAPKRKRGRPRKLSGSSDTPLDSKGDGQGSGGDLVQGSPEMMEMKMGLDFQSETNSTRNSEPTENGTDTPEPVTPKVKREPEPTPSTSAQAPDETFARPPSRQGSEGFQQEIGEDSSTGAGSGVHTQQQASASSPSIRIDFERCFRKEYDATISSKQQQPGSETHHQQLHQTAGDNFESESSSDQKLQSKDQHNLSSSAIFNLVSAESEISQSDFESSFKVENERSEGSVRDFCVKEGDVYRCTVCQRTYTHISNFCRHYVTSHKPNVKYYPCPVCFKEFTRKDNMVAHVKIIHSFKPHHNLTASSGSGGAAGQQR; this is translated from the exons ATGTTAGCGGACATAAACGGGAACCTGGCGGATCTGAGAAGCGAAGCTATGGCGTCGCAGAGGTTTTGTCTCCGCTGGAACAACCACCAAAGCAATCTGCTATCCGTTTTCGATCAGCTACTACACGACGAATCATTCGTGGACGTCACCCTGGCCGTTGAGGGCCAGCTACTCAGAGCTCACAAAATGGTCCTCTCCGCATGCAGTCCCTATTTCCAG GCACTGTTCGTCGGACATCCCGACAAGCACCCAATAGTGATATTGAAGGATGTACCGTACGTCGACATGCGAAGCCTACTGGACTTTATGTATCGCGGTGAAGTGAGCGTAGACCAGGACAGGCTGACGGCTTTTCTCCGGGTCGCCGAGTCCTTGAGGATCAAAGGGTTGACCGAGGTAAACGAGGACAAGTGTGACCTGCCTAGTATAACGTCGTCGTTGTACGGTAACCAAAACTCCGTCGCACCGCCGCCGCCGAATTTGCACCGGATAAACCAGGCGGGTTCACAGCAGCAACACGTCACCTCGCAGAAAAGGTTTCAGACGATGTCGAGCCACCCTCTGCTCGGCTCGGCACTCACGGCACCGAAACGGAAACGGGGCAGACCCAGGAAACTAAGCGGTTCGTCCGACACACCCCTCGACTCGAAGGGTGACGGCCAGGGATCCGGCGGCGATCTCGTCCAGGGATCGCCAGAGAtgatggaaatgaaaatgggaCTTGATTTCCAGAGCGAGACCAACAGTACGAGGAACAGCGAGCCCACGGAAAATGGTACCGACACACCGGAGCCTGTCACGCCGAAAGTCAAACGAGAACCAGAGCCAACGCCTAGTACCTCGGCGCAAG CTCCAGACGAGACATTTGCTCGGCCGCCTAGTAGACAGGGAAGCGAAGGTTTCCAGCAAG AAATCGGTGAAGACTCGTCGACCGGTGCCGGCAGCGGGGTTCACACGCAGCAGCAGGCATCCGCATCGTCGCCGTCGATCCGCATAGACTTCGAGCGTTGCTTCCGGAAGGAATACGACGCGACGATAAGCTCGAAACAGCAGCAACCGGGAAGCGAAACTCATCATCAGCAGCTCCACCAGACGGCGGGGGATAATTTCGAGTCCGAGTCGTCGTCCGACCAAAAATTACAATCCAAAGATCAGCATAATCTAAGCAGCAGTGCCATATTCAACTTGGTATCGGCCGAGTCAGAGATAAGTCAAAGCGACTTTGAGAGTTCGTTCAAGGTCGAGAACGAGCGGTCCGAGGGTTCGGTTAGGGATTTTTGCGTCAAGGAGGGCGACGTCTACAGGTGTACCGTATGCCAGAGGACGTACACCCACATAAGCAACTTCTGCCGTCACTACGTCACCTCCCACAAACCGAACGTCAAGTACTATCCTTGCCCCGTATGCTTCAAGGAGTTCACGCGGAAGGACAATATGGTTGCTCACgtcaagattattcatagtttTAAACCCCATCATAACCTCACCGCGAGCAGCGGATCTGGCGGCGCTGCCGGACAGCAACGGTAG